In Micromonospora sp. NBC_01813, the following are encoded in one genomic region:
- a CDS encoding TrkH family potassium uptake protein: protein MWRRGADRFQHPAQVIAGGFAAAVLIGTALLMLPVATRTGDPPPLIDALFTATSAVCVTGLVVVDTAGYWSTFGQVVILALIQIGGLGIMTLATLLTVLLSRRLGLRARFLAQAETKTLSLRDVRRVVRNIVLFSLVVESAVAVVLTVRFALGYDYPWGRAAYHGVFHAVSAFNNAGFALYADSLMRFVADPWVMVTIAVAVIVGGLGFPVVFELLRAWRRPRSWSVLTRITMVLTVSLLILGTIVFTLVEFRNPATLGPLDAPDKLLAGFFASVMTRTAGFNSIDIAGLRPESLLLSDVLMFIGGGSAGTAGGVKVTTVGLLAFVLWAEMRGETKVNVGSRRVPETNQRQALAVLLLALGAVAVATFALLAMTRYTLDQVLFEVVSAFATVGLSTGITAGLPPAADVLLIVLMFMGRIGPLTVASALALRERSRRYELPEERIIVG, encoded by the coding sequence ATGTGGCGCCGTGGTGCCGACCGGTTCCAACACCCGGCGCAGGTCATCGCGGGCGGGTTCGCCGCCGCCGTACTGATCGGGACGGCCCTGCTGATGCTGCCGGTGGCGACCCGGACCGGCGACCCGCCGCCGTTGATCGACGCCCTGTTCACCGCCACCTCGGCGGTCTGCGTGACCGGCCTGGTGGTGGTCGACACCGCCGGCTACTGGTCGACGTTCGGCCAGGTGGTGATCCTGGCGCTGATCCAGATCGGTGGTCTGGGGATCATGACGCTGGCCACCCTGCTGACCGTGCTGTTGTCCCGCCGGCTCGGTCTGCGCGCCCGGTTCCTCGCCCAGGCGGAGACAAAGACACTCAGCCTGCGCGACGTCCGCCGGGTGGTGCGCAACATCGTGCTGTTCAGCCTGGTGGTCGAATCGGCGGTGGCGGTGGTGCTGACCGTCCGGTTCGCGCTCGGTTACGACTATCCGTGGGGCCGGGCCGCGTACCACGGGGTGTTCCATGCGGTGTCGGCGTTCAACAACGCCGGCTTCGCCCTGTACGCGGACAGCCTGATGAGGTTCGTCGCCGACCCGTGGGTCATGGTCACCATCGCGGTCGCGGTGATCGTCGGTGGGCTCGGCTTCCCGGTGGTGTTCGAGCTGCTGCGCGCCTGGCGCCGGCCCCGGTCCTGGTCGGTGCTGACCCGGATCACCATGGTGTTGACGGTGAGCCTGCTGATCCTCGGCACGATCGTGTTCACCCTGGTCGAGTTCCGTAACCCGGCGACCCTCGGGCCGCTCGACGCCCCGGACAAACTGCTCGCCGGCTTCTTCGCCTCGGTGATGACCCGCACCGCCGGCTTCAACAGCATCGACATCGCCGGACTGCGCCCGGAAAGCCTGCTGCTCAGCGACGTCCTGATGTTCATCGGCGGCGGCAGCGCGGGCACCGCCGGCGGGGTGAAGGTGACCACGGTCGGTCTGCTGGCGTTCGTGCTGTGGGCCGAGATGCGCGGCGAGACCAAGGTCAACGTCGGCTCGCGGCGGGTGCCGGAAACCAACCAGCGACAGGCGCTCGCGGTGCTGCTGTTGGCGCTGGGCGCGGTGGCGGTGGCGACGTTCGCCCTGCTGGCGATGACCCGATACACCCTCGACCAGGTGCTGTTCGAGGTTGTGTCGGCGTTCGCCACGGTGGGGCTGTCGACCGGCATCACCGCCGGGCTGCCACCGGCGGCGGACGTACTGCTGATCGTGTTGATGTTCATGGGGCGGATCGGGCCGTTGACGGTCGCGTCGGCGCTCGCGCTGCGCGAGCGGAGCCGGCGCTACGAGCTCCCGGAGGAAAGGATCATCGTTGGCTGA
- a CDS encoding potassium channel family protein, whose protein sequence is MAESRNEPVVVIGLGRFGGALAVELASRGTEVLGIDGDPKATQSLSGQLPHLATADATDLEALRQLGVGDFHRAVVGIGTDIQASILATSLLSELGVADIWAKAISRQHGRILERIGAHHVILPEHDMGERVAHLLSGRLLDYVEVDRDFAMVKTTPPQDAVSVPLRESRVRSRYGVTVVAVKSEAHGAKARFTYATPDTVLMYGDIVLVIGRINDVERFAEAG, encoded by the coding sequence TTGGCTGAGTCACGTAACGAGCCGGTCGTGGTGATCGGGCTGGGCCGGTTCGGCGGGGCGCTGGCCGTCGAGCTGGCCAGCCGGGGCACCGAGGTGCTCGGCATCGACGGCGACCCGAAGGCGACCCAGAGCCTCAGCGGCCAGTTGCCGCACCTGGCCACCGCCGACGCCACCGACCTGGAGGCGCTGCGACAGCTCGGGGTGGGCGACTTCCACCGGGCGGTGGTGGGCATCGGCACCGACATCCAGGCGAGCATCCTGGCCACGTCGCTGCTGTCCGAGCTGGGGGTGGCCGACATCTGGGCGAAGGCGATCAGCCGCCAGCACGGCCGGATCCTGGAACGGATCGGCGCACACCACGTGATTTTGCCCGAGCACGACATGGGGGAGCGGGTCGCCCACCTGCTGAGCGGGCGGTTGCTCGACTACGTCGAGGTGGACCGGGACTTCGCGATGGTCAAGACGACTCCGCCGCAGGACGCGGTGAGTGTGCCGTTGCGTGAGTCGCGGGTGCGGTCCCGGTACGGGGTGACCGTGGTGGCGGTGAAGAGCGAGGCGCACGGGGCGAAGGCCCGGTTCACCTACGCGACGCCGGACACGGTGCTGATGTACGGCGACATCGTCCTGGTGATCGGCCGGATCAACGACGTGGAGCGGTTCGCCGAGGCCGGCTGA
- a CDS encoding potassium channel family protein — MSLQDPGPALRNEERLHRWERRTAAGLTVLAVAFLVVYAAPILYPQLPPRWRAVCVAANIAIWLIFWVDYAVRLWLAADRRGFVRGHLFDLVVLLLPVLRPLQMLRLVTAVLTLTRRTEVWARGRLALYVGSTTLLLVIVSALAVLDAERRHPDGAINTYPDALWWSVVTITTVGYGDYYPVTTTGRFVALALMIGGIGLIGFVTGSLASWIVERISNTTAKSDTDAAPATRRDVAALTAELVALRAEVTALRGDLDAGATAAGDADRTAVSRPAPIPRTAGY, encoded by the coding sequence ATGTCTCTCCAGGATCCGGGTCCAGCCCTTCGCAACGAGGAACGTCTCCACCGGTGGGAGCGCCGGACGGCTGCCGGGCTGACCGTACTCGCGGTGGCGTTCCTCGTCGTCTACGCCGCGCCCATTCTGTACCCGCAGCTGCCGCCACGGTGGCGCGCCGTGTGTGTCGCTGCCAACATCGCGATCTGGCTGATCTTCTGGGTCGACTACGCCGTACGGCTGTGGCTGGCCGCCGACCGGCGCGGCTTCGTCCGCGGTCACCTGTTCGACCTGGTGGTGCTGCTGTTGCCGGTGCTGCGGCCGTTGCAGATGCTGCGCCTGGTCACCGCAGTGCTCACGTTGACCCGGCGGACCGAGGTCTGGGCCCGCGGCCGGCTCGCGCTGTATGTCGGATCCACCACGTTGCTGCTGGTCATCGTCTCGGCGCTGGCGGTGCTGGACGCGGAACGGCGCCATCCGGACGGGGCGATCAACACCTACCCGGACGCCCTGTGGTGGTCGGTGGTCACCATCACCACCGTCGGCTACGGCGACTACTACCCGGTCACGACGACCGGCCGGTTCGTCGCCCTCGCGCTCATGATCGGCGGGATCGGCCTGATCGGTTTCGTCACCGGCTCGCTGGCGAGCTGGATCGTGGAACGGATCTCCAACACCACGGCGAAGTCGGACACCGACGCGGCGCCCGCCACCCGGCGCGACGTCGCCGCGCTCACCGCCGAACTGGTCGCGCTGCGGGCCGAGGTCACCGCGCTGCGCGGCGATCTCGATGCTGGCGCAACGGCGGCTGGCGACGCCGACCGCACCGCCGTAAGCCGGCCCGCCCCCATACCCCGAACCGCCGGCTATTGA
- a CDS encoding mycothiol transferase — MDASALLVETFDRLPDLVREAVEGLSPQQLRWSPAPGTNPIAWLVWHLTRVQDDHLAEVLGEPQIWAGGGWAQRFGLAPDPADTGYGHTAEQVAAVAPQDAAALVDYHVAVAERTRGFLSGLTDADLDRIVDERWDPPVTLGVRLVSVANDDLQHVGQAAYLRGLLAAQG; from the coding sequence GTGGATGCGAGCGCGCTGCTGGTGGAGACCTTCGACCGACTACCGGACCTGGTACGCGAGGCGGTGGAGGGGCTGAGCCCGCAGCAGCTGCGCTGGTCACCGGCGCCCGGCACGAACCCGATCGCCTGGTTGGTCTGGCATCTCACCCGGGTACAGGACGATCACCTGGCCGAGGTGCTCGGCGAGCCGCAGATCTGGGCCGGTGGCGGCTGGGCGCAGCGGTTCGGCCTGGCCCCGGACCCGGCCGACACCGGCTACGGGCACACCGCCGAGCAGGTGGCGGCGGTCGCGCCGCAGGACGCGGCGGCGCTGGTCGACTACCACGTCGCGGTCGCCGAGCGTACCCGGGGATTTCTCAGCGGGCTGACCGACGCGGACCTGGACCGGATCGTCGACGAGCGGTGGGATCCGCCGGTGACCCTCGGCGTACGGTTGGTCAGCGTGGCCAACGACGACCTGCAACACGTCGGCCAGGCCGCCTACCTGCGCGGGCTGCTCGCCGCCCAGGGCTGA
- a CDS encoding trypsin-like serine protease yields the protein MRHHHPPTGRPSRRRLATPLAAVLLAGLAPLLAPAPAAAIVGGQPVAAGNLTFVAEVRNTAVGAICTGSLIHPSWVLTAAHCAAPTSVGDVTVRVGNNVAATGGEVRRINRIVAHPQYIGGHNDVALLELSSPVTTVAPVRLATPAEAHLWDGAGSADRGVATGWGYDSTGTLPSRLQFVGVTITPSLPDNLGIKRIMVDRGPCQGDSGGPLLVSSGGSYLQAGVLKGASCTGIGSYSEIGAGTNRTWLLGQLTALPYTTFGTVDWDRDGHADIVTRHDATGDLWLYPGQSVRGLSTAPRVKIGNGWRGYTAFGAADWDRDGHADLLTRNDTTGDLWLYPGQSVRGYSTATPVRIHTGLAGFTPYGVADWDRDGHADLIARQDSTGDVWLYPGTSSRGSITTTRVRIASARNAYSSFGVVDWDRDGHVDLVARDNDTGNLWLYPGQSVRGVSSIARVQIGNGWRGYSSFGAVDWDRDGHADIVTRNDATGDLWLYAGQSRRGYSTATPVRIGWGW from the coding sequence ATGCGACACCACCACCCCCCGACCGGACGTCCGTCCCGACGCAGGCTCGCCACGCCGCTGGCCGCCGTCCTGCTCGCCGGACTCGCCCCCCTGCTCGCCCCGGCACCGGCCGCGGCCATCGTCGGCGGCCAACCGGTCGCCGCCGGCAACCTCACCTTCGTCGCCGAAGTCCGCAACACCGCCGTCGGCGCGATATGCACCGGCTCACTCATCCACCCGAGCTGGGTGCTCACCGCCGCGCACTGCGCGGCACCGACCTCCGTCGGCGACGTGACCGTCCGGGTCGGCAACAACGTCGCCGCGACCGGCGGCGAAGTACGCCGGATCAACCGGATCGTGGCCCATCCGCAGTACATCGGCGGGCACAACGACGTCGCGCTGCTGGAGCTCAGCTCACCGGTGACCACGGTCGCGCCGGTCCGGCTGGCCACGCCCGCCGAGGCCCACCTGTGGGACGGCGCGGGTAGCGCCGACCGGGGTGTCGCCACCGGTTGGGGATACGACAGCACCGGCACCCTGCCGTCGCGGCTGCAGTTCGTCGGCGTCACCATCACCCCGTCGCTGCCCGACAACCTTGGCATCAAACGGATCATGGTCGACCGGGGACCATGCCAGGGCGACAGCGGCGGCCCACTGCTGGTCTCCTCCGGAGGCAGCTACCTGCAGGCCGGCGTGCTCAAGGGGGCCAGCTGCACCGGCATCGGCTCCTACAGCGAGATCGGCGCCGGCACCAACCGGACCTGGCTGCTCGGCCAACTCACCGCCCTGCCGTACACCACCTTCGGCACGGTCGACTGGGACCGCGACGGCCACGCCGACATCGTCACCCGGCACGACGCCACCGGCGACCTGTGGCTCTACCCAGGCCAGAGCGTACGCGGCCTCTCCACCGCACCCCGGGTGAAGATCGGCAACGGCTGGCGCGGTTACACCGCGTTCGGCGCGGCCGACTGGGACCGCGACGGCCACGCCGACCTCCTCACCCGCAACGACACCACCGGCGACCTGTGGCTCTACCCCGGCCAGAGCGTACGCGGCTACTCCACCGCCACCCCGGTGCGAATCCACACCGGCCTCGCCGGCTTCACCCCGTACGGGGTGGCCGACTGGGACCGCGACGGCCACGCCGACCTGATCGCCCGGCAGGACAGCACCGGCGACGTGTGGCTCTACCCGGGGACGAGTTCCCGGGGCTCGATCACCACCACCCGGGTGCGGATCGCCTCGGCCCGCAACGCGTACAGCTCCTTCGGGGTGGTCGACTGGGACCGCGACGGCCACGTCGACCTGGTCGCCCGGGACAACGACACCGGGAACCTGTGGCTGTATCCCGGCCAGAGCGTACGCGGCGTCTCCAGCATCGCCCGCGTCCAGATCGGCAACGGCTGGCGCGGTTACAGCTCCTTCGGGGCGGTCGACTGGGACCGCGACGGCCACGCCGACATCGTCACCCGCAACGACGCCACCGGTGACCTGTGGCTCTACGCCGGGCAGAGCCGACGCGGCTACTCCACCGCCACGCCGGTGCGGATCGGCTGGGGCTGGTGA
- a CDS encoding class I SAM-dependent methyltransferase has translation MSVPASETATTPQPGPVATGRPRSDLGTFAREFLRSPARIGAVAPSSRRLAEALTAPVPERGEPVVVELGPGTGSCTGVIQDRLAGRGRHLAIELSPTLADLLTSRHPKVEVITGNATECRSLIAERGVSAADVVVSGLPWASFPRDLQLSALDAVGEVLAPGGAFTTFAYVFAAQTPPARRFRQLLRDRFEEVVMGRTVLANLPPAFVYYARRPRP, from the coding sequence ATGTCCGTACCCGCGTCCGAAACCGCCACCACGCCGCAACCCGGTCCGGTGGCAACGGGCCGGCCGCGCAGCGACCTCGGCACCTTCGCCCGCGAGTTCCTCCGTTCGCCCGCCCGGATCGGCGCGGTCGCGCCCAGCTCCCGGCGGCTCGCCGAAGCTCTCACCGCACCGGTACCGGAGCGCGGTGAGCCGGTGGTCGTCGAGCTCGGACCGGGCACCGGATCCTGCACCGGGGTCATCCAGGACCGGCTCGCCGGTCGGGGCCGGCACCTGGCGATCGAACTCAGTCCGACCCTCGCCGACCTGCTCACCAGCCGGCACCCGAAGGTCGAGGTGATCACCGGCAACGCCACCGAGTGCCGGTCGTTGATCGCAGAGCGCGGGGTGAGCGCCGCGGATGTGGTGGTCAGCGGCCTGCCCTGGGCGTCGTTCCCCCGCGACCTGCAGCTGTCCGCGCTCGACGCGGTCGGCGAGGTGCTGGCGCCGGGCGGCGCGTTCACCACGTTCGCGTACGTGTTCGCCGCGCAGACCCCGCCGGCCCGCCGGTTCCGGCAGCTGCTGCGGGACCGGTTCGAAGAAGTGGTGATGGGGCGTACGGTGCTGGCCAACCTGCCGCCGGCGTTCGTCTACTACGCCCGCCGGCCGCGGCCCTGA
- a CDS encoding LLM class flavin-dependent oxidoreductase, whose amino-acid sequence MSERWRQVEAWGFDHAWTYDHLGWRDLVDGPWFDAVPTLTAAATVTSRIPLGTLVASPNFRHPVHFAREITALDDISAGRVLLGVGAGGLGFDAAVLGADPLPPRARADRYAEFVELLDLLLRQDQVTWQGRYYQAVDARSTPGCRQQPRVPFVLAANGPRSLALVARFGAGWVTTGTAFDDLDSWWASVAGLADRCAAAMDEAGRDPAGLRRYLSLDSAPVFSLTSAGFFVEAVERAAGLGFTDVITHWPRRSSWYAGDERVLAEVATEVLPTLRG is encoded by the coding sequence ATGTCGGAGCGCTGGCGTCAGGTCGAGGCGTGGGGTTTCGACCACGCCTGGACGTACGACCATCTTGGCTGGCGCGACCTGGTCGACGGACCGTGGTTCGACGCGGTGCCGACGCTGACCGCCGCCGCCACCGTCACCTCGCGGATCCCGTTGGGCACGCTGGTCGCCTCGCCGAACTTCCGGCACCCGGTGCACTTCGCCCGGGAGATCACCGCGCTGGACGACATCTCCGCCGGCCGCGTCCTGCTCGGCGTCGGTGCCGGTGGACTCGGCTTCGACGCCGCGGTCCTCGGTGCCGACCCGCTGCCACCACGGGCCCGCGCCGACCGGTACGCGGAGTTCGTCGAGCTGCTCGACCTGTTGCTGCGTCAGGATCAGGTCACCTGGCAGGGCCGCTACTACCAGGCGGTCGACGCCCGGAGCACCCCCGGCTGTCGGCAGCAGCCCAGGGTGCCGTTCGTGCTGGCGGCCAACGGGCCGCGCTCGCTGGCGCTGGTCGCCCGCTTCGGTGCCGGCTGGGTCACCACCGGCACCGCCTTCGACGACCTGGACTCCTGGTGGGCATCGGTGGCCGGGCTGGCCGACCGGTGCGCGGCGGCCATGGACGAGGCCGGCCGGGATCCGGCCGGCCTACGCCGCTACCTGTCGTTGGACTCCGCGCCGGTCTTCTCACTGACCAGCGCCGGCTTCTTCGTCGAGGCGGTCGAGCGGGCCGCCGGGCTCGGCTTCACCGACGTGATCACCCACTGGCCGCGCCGGAGCAGTTGGTACGCCGGTGACGAGCGGGTTCTCGCCGAGGTCGCCACCGAGGTGCTGCCGACCCTGCGCGGCTGA